The following proteins are encoded in a genomic region of Variovorax paradoxus:
- a CDS encoding Hsp20/alpha crystallin family protein — MYRSLFPRDMFAEMDRLQREMQQAFDLSPTIRGFGRNGFPALNVGGTPQTVEIYAFAPGVDPSSLEVNLERGLLTIAGKRGNALPEGDDKAAVHINERFEGAFRRVLTLPDDADPEAVQAKYRDGVLHISVQRRASSQPRRIAVQ, encoded by the coding sequence ATGTACCGATCCTTGTTTCCGCGCGACATGTTCGCCGAGATGGATCGCCTGCAGCGCGAGATGCAGCAGGCCTTCGATCTGTCTCCGACCATCCGCGGCTTTGGCCGCAACGGCTTCCCTGCCCTGAACGTCGGCGGCACGCCACAGACCGTGGAGATCTACGCGTTCGCGCCGGGCGTCGACCCGTCCTCGCTCGAAGTCAACCTCGAGCGCGGCCTCCTCACCATCGCGGGAAAGCGCGGCAACGCGCTGCCCGAGGGCGATGACAAGGCGGCCGTTCACATCAACGAGCGCTTCGAGGGCGCCTTCCGGCGGGTGCTGACCTTGCCCGACGACGCCGACCCTGAAGCCGTCCAGGCCAAGTACCGCGACGGCGTGCTGCACATCTCCGTGCAGCGCCGTGCTTCGTCGCAGCCCCGGCGCATTGCCGTTCAATGA
- a CDS encoding Hsp20/alpha crystallin family protein translates to MNNTTSPRVAESKELARKEDARYSDAALTPPVDVIEDSGGITLFADLPGVSRDKLGLHVASDTLTIEAESDLAVPEGLKSSHTEVGLGRFRRVFTLSKELDTAAISAELKQGVLKLRIPKAEHAQPRRIEIQAA, encoded by the coding sequence ATGAACAACACCACATCGCCCCGTGTCGCCGAGTCGAAGGAACTGGCCCGGAAAGAGGACGCGCGCTACAGCGACGCCGCCCTCACGCCCCCGGTGGACGTGATCGAGGACAGCGGCGGCATCACCCTGTTCGCCGACCTGCCCGGCGTTTCGCGCGACAAGCTCGGCCTGCATGTCGCGTCCGACACGCTGACCATCGAGGCGGAGTCCGACCTGGCGGTTCCCGAGGGCTTGAAGTCGAGCCACACCGAAGTGGGCCTGGGCCGCTTCCGCCGCGTGTTCACCCTGAGCAAGGAACTGGACACGGCCGCCATCTCGGCGGAACTCAAGCAGGGTGTGCTGAAGCTGCGCATTCCGAAGGCGGAACACGCCCAGCCGCGGCGCATCGAAATTCAGGCGGCCTGA
- a CDS encoding phosphoribosyltransferase, translating into MAFEFFRNRQHAGRVLAEKLTSYADRPDLIVLALPRGGTPVAYEVAEALHAPLDVLVVRKLGVPGHEEYAMGAIAGGGERVLDDELVRDLGIGAKAIDDVVRAEQRELERRERAYRGERPAPDLRGRTAILVDDGLATGSTMWVAVRAVRRQAPARIVVAAPVASPEACELLRREADELVCAEVLDPFLGVGRWYLDFSQTSDEEVCSLLEDASHHHRTLQPEDVAR; encoded by the coding sequence ATGGCGTTCGAGTTTTTCCGGAACCGGCAGCACGCGGGCCGCGTGCTCGCCGAGAAACTGACAAGTTACGCAGACAGGCCTGACCTGATCGTGCTGGCCCTGCCGCGCGGCGGCACGCCGGTCGCGTACGAGGTGGCCGAGGCGCTCCACGCGCCGCTCGATGTGCTGGTGGTGCGCAAGCTGGGCGTGCCGGGGCATGAGGAGTACGCCATGGGCGCCATTGCGGGCGGCGGCGAACGGGTGCTGGACGACGAACTCGTGCGGGACCTTGGCATCGGTGCGAAGGCGATCGACGACGTGGTGCGCGCCGAGCAGCGCGAACTCGAACGCCGCGAGCGCGCGTACCGCGGCGAGCGGCCCGCGCCCGATCTGCGCGGCCGCACCGCGATCCTCGTCGACGACGGGCTTGCCACCGGATCGACCATGTGGGTTGCGGTGCGCGCGGTACGCCGGCAGGCGCCGGCCCGCATCGTCGTCGCCGCGCCGGTCGCGTCGCCCGAGGCCTGCGAGCTCTTGCGCCGCGAGGCCGACGAACTGGTCTGCGCCGAAGTACTGGATCCATTCCTGGGTGTCGGACGCTGGTATCTCGATTTTTCGCAGACGAGCGACGAGGAAGTGTGCAGCCTGCTCGAAGACGCGAGCCATCACCACCGCACGCTCCAGCCTGAGGACGTTGCACGATGA
- a CDS encoding erythromycin esterase family protein, which yields MKPSRMSKETEALRHAAYPMDGSPDDHDALLDLIGDAHYVLLGEASHGTHEFYAERANITRRLLAEKGFNAVAIEGDWPDVYRVNRYVRGAGDDASASEALAGFRRFPTWMWRNEDVARFVEWQRAFNNAEPPQGKTGFYGLDLYSLQGSIEAVLAYFERTDPEAARLARERYGCFDRFGDRDQVYGLMAGLGNSPSCQQEVVDMLLEMRRAAADAWRSGDVADEEHAFNAEQNARLVKNAEAYYRSMYLSDVSSWNLRDRHMVETLGEIERHLWRGSGRPKIVVWAHNSHLGDARATEMGEDRGELNVGQLVREREGRNAVLVGFTTHTGTVMAASDWGAPAERKQVVPSRPDSHEGLMHETGLERFMLPLRGEGSHCFALREPRLERAIGVIYRPETERQSHYFFARLPVQFDAILHVDQTRAVEPLERDAAAKDSGVPETYPSGK from the coding sequence ATGAAGCCATCCCGCATGTCGAAAGAGACGGAGGCGCTGCGCCACGCGGCCTATCCGATGGACGGTTCGCCGGACGACCACGACGCCCTGCTCGACCTCATCGGCGATGCGCACTATGTGCTGCTCGGCGAAGCCTCGCACGGCACGCACGAGTTCTACGCCGAGCGCGCGAACATCACGCGGCGCCTGCTGGCCGAGAAAGGCTTCAACGCCGTGGCCATCGAAGGCGACTGGCCCGATGTCTACCGCGTCAACCGCTATGTCAGAGGCGCCGGCGACGACGCGAGCGCATCCGAGGCGCTGGCGGGCTTTCGCCGCTTTCCGACCTGGATGTGGCGCAACGAAGATGTCGCCCGCTTCGTCGAATGGCAGCGCGCCTTCAACAACGCCGAGCCGCCCCAGGGCAAGACGGGCTTCTACGGGCTCGATCTTTACAGCCTGCAGGGCTCGATCGAAGCGGTGCTCGCCTACTTCGAACGGACCGACCCCGAGGCCGCGCGGCTCGCACGCGAGCGCTACGGCTGTTTCGACCGCTTCGGCGACCGCGACCAGGTCTACGGCCTGATGGCGGGCCTCGGCAACTCGCCTTCCTGCCAGCAGGAAGTGGTCGACATGCTGCTGGAAATGCGCCGCGCCGCCGCCGATGCCTGGCGCAGCGGCGATGTGGCCGACGAGGAACACGCCTTCAACGCCGAGCAGAACGCGCGCCTCGTCAAGAACGCCGAGGCGTACTACCGCTCGATGTACCTGAGCGACGTCTCCTCGTGGAACCTGCGCGACCGGCACATGGTCGAGACGCTGGGCGAGATCGAGCGCCACCTGTGGCGCGGCAGCGGGCGGCCCAAGATCGTGGTGTGGGCGCACAACTCGCACCTGGGTGACGCGCGCGCCACCGAAATGGGCGAAGACCGCGGCGAACTCAACGTCGGCCAGCTGGTGCGCGAACGCGAAGGCCGCAACGCGGTGCTGGTGGGCTTCACCACCCACACGGGCACCGTGATGGCGGCCTCCGACTGGGGCGCGCCCGCCGAGCGCAAGCAGGTCGTTCCGTCGCGGCCGGACAGCCACGAGGGCCTCATGCACGAAACCGGCCTCGAGCGCTTCATGCTGCCGCTGCGCGGTGAAGGCAGCCACTGCTTCGCGCTTCGGGAGCCGCGGCTCGAACGCGCCATCGGCGTCATCTACCGGCCCGAAACCGAACGGCAGAGCCACTACTTCTTCGCGCGGCTGCCGGTGCAGTTCGACGCGATCCTGCACGTCGACCAGACCCGCGCGGTCGAGCCGCTGGAACGCGATGCGGCGGCGAAGGACTCCGGCGTTCCGGAAACCTATCCTTCCGGCAAGTAG
- a CDS encoding SDR family NAD(P)-dependent oxidoreductase, whose translation MQNYRQLFDLNGKIAVVLGAASGIGQASAHALGDLGAHVVCADRDTEGARATMQDITGKGGSAEWMPADAASGADIAALADHTVAAHGRVDIAVATPALNIRKLIVDYTDDEFDQVMNLNLKGAFHFLRRFGEPMIKQRAGSIVLCSSMRAVTLEPGLGIYAASKAGIAQMVKGFASEVGPHGVRVNAVMPSVIETRLTAPLKERPEIYDTYAAHTVFNRWGQPSEVGAAVAFLASDAASFITGSSLSVDGGWTAIDGPPTGLTRTRPSE comes from the coding sequence ATGCAGAACTATCGTCAACTCTTCGACCTGAACGGAAAAATCGCCGTGGTGCTGGGCGCCGCATCGGGCATCGGCCAAGCCTCGGCCCATGCGCTGGGCGACCTCGGCGCGCACGTGGTGTGCGCCGACCGCGACACCGAAGGCGCGCGCGCCACCATGCAGGACATCACCGGCAAGGGCGGTTCGGCCGAATGGATGCCGGCCGACGCCGCGAGCGGGGCGGACATCGCGGCCCTGGCGGACCACACCGTGGCCGCGCACGGCCGGGTCGACATTGCGGTGGCGACGCCGGCGCTGAACATCCGCAAGCTCATCGTCGACTACACCGACGACGAGTTCGACCAGGTGATGAACCTCAACCTGAAGGGCGCCTTTCATTTCCTGCGCCGCTTCGGCGAACCCATGATCAAGCAGCGCGCGGGCAGCATCGTGCTGTGCTCGTCGATGCGTGCGGTCACCCTCGAGCCGGGCCTGGGCATCTACGCGGCCAGCAAGGCCGGCATCGCCCAGATGGTGAAGGGCTTTGCGTCGGAAGTCGGCCCGCACGGCGTGCGCGTCAATGCCGTGATGCCGAGCGTGATCGAAACGCGGCTCACGGCGCCGCTGAAGGAGCGGCCCGAAATCTACGACACCTATGCGGCGCACACGGTGTTCAACCGCTGGGGCCAGCCCTCCGAAGTGGGCGCGGCGGTCGCGTTCCTGGCCTCGGACGCAGCCAGCTTCATCACGGGCAGTTCGCTGTCGGTCGATGGCGGCTGGACCGCGATCGACGGCCCGCCCACCGGGCTGACCCGCACGCGGCCGTCGGAATAG
- a CDS encoding L-lactate permease: MYQQIYDPIGGSLLLSSALAALPLLVMFLLLGWLRVAPHIAALISLAVCMLVAVLAYGMPLAATLNLGLYGAAFGVLTVLWIIVNAIWLYNMTVKSGHFAVLRDSFARISPDPRIQAIIIAFSFGALIEALAGSGTPIAISGAMLLGIGVRPMKAVVLALVANTAPVAFGALAVPIVTLAKVSGEPFGLLGAIVGRQTPLLAAFVPLILMFIFDGKRGLRQVWPAAVVAGVAFAVSQWIAANYISVELADVFGALGSAGGLLLFLKVWTPEPCGDIEDVEPAPANVERHGGGALWLAYAPYVLIIVVFSLAQVAGIKQWLGFGTFRFAWPGLEIANAAGAPVATQFVLNALSATGTLLLFAGVLSALLLRVRPGVAVEIYGATLKQLRWAIPTVLCVLALAFVMNYSGQTITLGRWMAQTGSAFAFLSPVIGWLGVAVTGSDNSSNALFGALQVAAAQETGMRPALLAAANASGGVLGKMISPQSLAVGAAAVGVIGQEGIIFRKTIGWSLLLLLALSVLVYLQAGPLAWMLP, encoded by the coding sequence TTGTACCAACAAATCTACGACCCGATCGGCGGGTCATTGCTCTTGTCGTCGGCATTGGCCGCGCTTCCGCTCCTCGTCATGTTCCTTCTCTTGGGGTGGCTGAGGGTGGCGCCGCATATCGCGGCGCTGATATCGCTGGCCGTGTGCATGCTGGTGGCCGTGCTCGCCTACGGCATGCCGCTGGCGGCGACGCTGAACCTGGGGCTCTACGGCGCGGCGTTCGGCGTGCTCACGGTGCTGTGGATCATCGTCAACGCCATCTGGCTCTACAACATGACCGTGAAGTCGGGGCACTTCGCGGTGCTCAGGGACAGCTTTGCGCGCATCAGCCCCGACCCGCGCATCCAGGCCATCATCATCGCGTTCAGCTTCGGTGCCCTGATCGAGGCGCTGGCCGGTTCCGGAACCCCGATTGCAATTTCGGGCGCGATGCTGCTGGGCATCGGCGTGCGGCCGATGAAGGCGGTGGTGCTGGCGCTGGTCGCCAACACGGCGCCGGTGGCCTTCGGTGCGCTGGCGGTGCCGATCGTCACGCTCGCCAAGGTGTCGGGCGAGCCCTTCGGCTTGCTGGGAGCCATTGTCGGGCGCCAGACGCCGCTGCTCGCCGCCTTCGTTCCGCTGATCCTGATGTTCATCTTCGACGGCAAGCGCGGCCTGCGCCAGGTCTGGCCCGCCGCCGTGGTGGCCGGCGTGGCCTTCGCGGTTTCCCAATGGATCGCCGCCAACTACATCTCGGTGGAACTGGCCGACGTGTTCGGCGCCCTCGGTTCCGCCGGCGGGCTGCTGCTGTTCCTCAAGGTCTGGACGCCGGAGCCGTGCGGCGACATCGAAGACGTCGAGCCCGCCCCGGCGAACGTGGAGCGGCACGGCGGCGGCGCGTTGTGGCTGGCTTATGCGCCCTATGTGCTCATCATCGTCGTCTTCTCGCTGGCGCAGGTGGCCGGCATCAAGCAGTGGCTCGGGTTCGGCACCTTCCGTTTCGCATGGCCGGGGCTGGAGATCGCCAACGCCGCGGGTGCTCCGGTGGCCACGCAGTTTGTGCTCAATGCGCTCTCGGCGACCGGCACCTTGCTGCTCTTTGCGGGCGTGCTGTCGGCGCTTCTGCTGCGCGTGCGACCCGGTGTTGCCGTGGAGATCTACGGCGCCACGCTGAAGCAGCTGCGCTGGGCCATTCCGACCGTGCTTTGCGTGCTGGCGCTCGCCTTCGTCATGAACTATTCGGGCCAGACCATCACGCTCGGCCGCTGGATGGCGCAGACCGGGTCGGCCTTTGCGTTCCTGTCGCCAGTCATCGGCTGGCTCGGCGTGGCCGTGACGGGCTCCGACAACTCGTCCAACGCGCTCTTCGGCGCGCTGCAGGTTGCCGCCGCGCAAGAGACCGGCATGCGGCCGGCGCTTCTGGCGGCCGCCAACGCCTCCGGCGGCGTGCTCGGCAAGATGATCTCGCCGCAAAGCCTGGCAGTGGGGGCCGCCGCGGTCGGCGTCATCGGCCAGGAGGGCATCATCTTCCGCAAGACCATCGGCTGGAGCCTGCTGCTGTTGCTGGCTCTCTCGGTGCTGGTCTATCTTCAGGCGGGGCCCTTGGCCTGGATGCTGCCCTGA
- a CDS encoding NIPSNAP family protein → MLYDVRTYTCRPGTLKKHLALYAEHGYGVQRRHLGEPLAYLQTETGNVNSYTHIWMFADAADRERKRAGMQRDPEWAAYLEKSAQAAYLVSQDTRLMVPTPFFKP, encoded by the coding sequence ATGCTCTACGACGTTCGCACCTACACCTGCCGACCCGGCACATTGAAGAAGCACCTGGCGCTGTATGCCGAGCACGGCTACGGCGTGCAGCGCCGCCATCTCGGCGAGCCGCTCGCGTACCTGCAGACCGAAACCGGCAATGTGAACAGCTACACGCACATCTGGATGTTTGCCGACGCCGCCGACCGCGAGCGCAAGCGCGCCGGCATGCAGCGCGACCCGGAGTGGGCCGCCTATCTGGAGAAGAGCGCGCAGGCCGCCTACCTGGTGTCGCAGGACACGCGGCTGATGGTACCCACGCCGTTCTTCAAGCCCTGA
- a CDS encoding Bug family tripartite tricarboxylate transporter substrate binding protein has product MKRAWKAPAVALGIAVGASMGASAQPAASAADFPNRPIRIVVPFAAGGATDVIARVVGQKVSEQLGQPVVVENKAGANGNIGAVSVARAAPDGYTVLMATSSHAINATLYRKLDYRLTTDFAALSNLASVPLVLVVHPSLPARTPAELASHAKSNDGKVNFASGGTGTAAHLAGEQFNTLAGVRMMHVPYKGGALAQNDLVGGQVQAMFANLPEALAQVQAGRLRPLAVTGGTRRANLPDVPTFAEAGYPKLDARSWFGLFAPAATPAPVVARLSSAIARAVADPAVQARLKELGADPVGDQHEAFQKFVGQEVTRWGALVERSGATVD; this is encoded by the coding sequence ATGAAGAGAGCATGGAAGGCGCCGGCCGTGGCGCTGGGCATCGCTGTGGGCGCAAGCATGGGCGCAAGCGCGCAGCCCGCGGCATCGGCGGCGGATTTCCCGAACCGCCCCATCCGCATCGTGGTGCCCTTTGCAGCCGGCGGCGCCACCGACGTGATCGCACGCGTGGTCGGGCAGAAGGTGTCGGAGCAACTGGGCCAGCCGGTGGTGGTCGAAAACAAGGCCGGCGCCAACGGCAACATCGGCGCCGTGTCCGTCGCCCGCGCGGCGCCCGACGGCTACACCGTGCTCATGGCCACGTCCAGCCATGCGATCAATGCCACCCTGTACCGCAAGCTCGACTACCGCCTGACGACCGATTTTGCGGCGCTGTCGAATCTCGCGTCGGTGCCGCTGGTGCTGGTGGTGCACCCGTCGCTGCCCGCCCGGACGCCGGCGGAACTCGCTTCCCATGCCAAGTCCAACGACGGCAAGGTCAACTTCGCCTCCGGCGGCACCGGCACCGCGGCGCACCTGGCGGGCGAGCAGTTCAACACGCTGGCCGGCGTCCGCATGATGCACGTGCCCTATAAGGGCGGCGCGCTGGCGCAGAACGACCTCGTCGGCGGGCAGGTGCAGGCCATGTTCGCCAACCTGCCCGAGGCGCTCGCGCAAGTGCAGGCCGGGCGCCTGCGGCCGCTGGCCGTGACCGGCGGCACCCGCCGCGCGAACCTGCCCGACGTGCCCACCTTTGCCGAAGCGGGCTACCCGAAGCTGGACGCACGCTCGTGGTTCGGCCTCTTCGCACCGGCCGCTACGCCAGCGCCGGTGGTCGCCAGGCTGTCTTCCGCCATCGCCCGCGCCGTGGCCGATCCCGCCGTTCAGGCGCGGTTGAAGGAACTGGGGGCCGACCCCGTCGGCGACCAGCACGAAGCGTTCCAGAAGTTCGTGGGCCAGGAAGTGACGCGATGGGGTGCCCTGGTCGAACGCTCCGGCGCGACTGTGGACTGA
- a CDS encoding thiamine pyrophosphate-binding protein, which translates to MNDIPKLRTGGQQVVDALLAQGTDTVFCVPGESYLDVLNALYAEQQALRVIACRHEGAAAFMAEAHGKLTGRPGVCMVTRGPGATNASIGVHTAFQDSTPMILLIGQVGRDMLEREAFQEIDYRRMFGTFTKWVAQIDDVSRVSEYMTRAFSVAMSGRPGPVVLALPEDMLTDSAFARRSPKVEIPEPHPAPEAMAKLRECLVQARKPLLMLGGPGWSDAGLRDIERFATQNGLPVACAFRRQDLFDNRGSHYVGEVGIGLNPELAQAVREADLLIAVGTRLGEIVTSGYTLLEVPVPQQRLVHVLPCAEELGRVYQPEVKVLAGMNAFASAAAALAPVDASAWRDWLHDLHARYTRYVAPAPREARLDPARVIAALRDTLEPDAILTNGAGNYSAWAHRYYQFSRPRSQLAPTSGAMGYGVPAAIAAKLHDPSRQVVCLAGDGCFLMTSQELATVKQHALAIIFIVFNNGMYGTIRMHQEANYPGRPIGTDLCNPDFVAYEQSFGIEAERVEDSASFGPALDRALASGGARLIELAIEAEILTPRTTLSALRRSALKSTA; encoded by the coding sequence ATGAATGACATTCCCAAGCTCCGCACGGGCGGCCAACAGGTCGTCGACGCCTTGCTGGCGCAAGGCACCGACACGGTCTTCTGCGTACCGGGCGAAAGCTACCTGGACGTTCTGAATGCGCTCTATGCCGAGCAGCAGGCGCTGCGCGTCATTGCCTGCCGCCACGAAGGGGCGGCCGCGTTCATGGCCGAAGCGCACGGCAAGCTGACGGGGCGGCCCGGCGTCTGCATGGTGACCCGCGGCCCCGGCGCCACCAACGCCAGCATCGGCGTGCACACCGCGTTCCAGGACTCCACGCCGATGATCCTGCTGATCGGGCAGGTGGGGCGCGACATGCTCGAGCGTGAAGCGTTCCAGGAAATCGACTACCGGCGCATGTTCGGCACGTTCACGAAGTGGGTCGCGCAGATCGACGACGTGTCGCGCGTGTCGGAGTACATGACGCGCGCCTTCTCCGTCGCGATGTCGGGCCGCCCCGGCCCGGTGGTGCTGGCCCTGCCCGAGGACATGCTGACCGACTCGGCGTTTGCGCGCCGCTCGCCGAAAGTGGAGATCCCCGAGCCGCATCCCGCGCCCGAGGCGATGGCGAAATTGCGCGAGTGCCTGGTGCAGGCGCGCAAGCCGCTGCTGATGCTCGGCGGGCCGGGATGGAGCGACGCCGGCCTGCGCGACATCGAACGCTTTGCCACGCAGAACGGCCTGCCCGTGGCCTGTGCATTCAGGCGGCAAGACCTGTTCGACAACCGCGGTTCGCACTATGTGGGAGAAGTCGGCATAGGCCTGAATCCCGAACTGGCGCAGGCCGTACGCGAGGCGGACCTGCTGATCGCCGTGGGCACGCGCCTGGGAGAAATCGTGACCAGCGGCTACACGCTGCTCGAAGTTCCCGTGCCGCAGCAGCGGCTGGTGCACGTGCTGCCCTGCGCCGAAGAACTGGGCCGCGTGTACCAGCCGGAAGTCAAGGTGCTCGCCGGCATGAATGCGTTCGCCAGTGCTGCGGCAGCGCTCGCGCCCGTGGACGCCTCGGCCTGGCGGGACTGGCTGCACGACCTGCACGCCCGCTACACGCGCTACGTGGCGCCGGCACCGCGTGAGGCGCGCCTCGACCCCGCGCGCGTGATCGCGGCGCTGCGCGACACGCTCGAGCCCGATGCCATCCTGACCAACGGAGCGGGCAACTACAGCGCATGGGCGCATCGCTACTACCAGTTCTCGCGTCCGCGCAGCCAACTTGCGCCCACCAGCGGCGCCATGGGCTACGGCGTGCCCGCCGCCATTGCCGCCAAGCTGCACGATCCGTCGCGGCAGGTGGTGTGCCTGGCGGGGGACGGCTGCTTCCTGATGACTTCGCAGGAGCTCGCCACGGTGAAGCAGCACGCGCTGGCGATCATCTTCATCGTGTTCAACAACGGCATGTACGGAACCATCCGCATGCACCAGGAGGCGAACTATCCGGGGCGCCCCATCGGCACCGACCTGTGTAACCCCGACTTCGTCGCCTATGAGCAGTCCTTCGGCATCGAGGCCGAAAGGGTCGAGGACAGCGCGTCGTTCGGCCCCGCGCTGGACCGTGCGCTGGCTTCGGGCGGCGCACGCCTGATCGAACTGGCCATCGAGGCCGAGATCCTGACGCCGCGGACCACGCTGTCGGCCCTGCGGCGCTCGGCGCTCAAGTCGACCGCCTGA
- a CDS encoding IS3 family transposase (programmed frameshift) has translation MKKSNKFSPEVRERAVRMVQEHRGEYPSLWAAIESIAPKIGCVPQTLNEWVKRDEIDHGVREGVTTSEAQRLKELEREVKELRRANEILKLASAFFGPGGARPPAEVLRDFIDKHRATFGVEPICKVLQVAPSGYRRHAALLREPHKRCARARRDDVLITAIQRVWQANMQVYGADKVWRQLAREGTAVARCTVERLMRRLGLRGVMRGKVVKTTISDARAPCPLDRVNRQFRAQRPNQLWVSDFTYVSTWQGWLYVAFVIDVFARRIVGWRVSSSMRTDFVLDALEQALYDRQPERDGSLICHSDRGSQYVSIRYTERLGEAGIEPSVGSKGDSYDNALAETINGLYKAELIHRRAPWKTKEAVEFATLEWVSWFNHQRLLEPIGYIPPAEAEANYYRQLASQTATAVV, from the exons ATGAAGAAGTCGAACAAGTTTTCACCCGAGGTGCGTGAGCGCGCGGTGAGGATGGTGCAGGAGCACCGTGGGGAGTACCCGTCGCTATGGGCTGCGATCGAATCGATTGCACCGAAGATCGGCTGCGTGCCGCAGACGCTGAACGAATGGGTCAAACGCGACGAGATCGACCACGGCGTGCGAGAAGGCGTGACGACCAGCGAGGCGCAGCGGTTGAAGGAACTCGAGCGCGAGGTCAAGGAGCTGCGCAGGGCCAACGAGATCCTGAAGCTGGCGAGCGCGTTTTTCG GCCCAGGCGGAGCTCGACCGCCGGCTGAAGTCCTGAGGGATTTCATCGACAAGCATCGCGCCACCTTCGGGGTCGAGCCGATCTGCAAGGTCTTGCAGGTTGCCCCGTCGGGCTACCGGCGACACGCAGCACTGCTGCGCGAGCCGCACAAGCGCTGCGCCCGAGCACGCCGCGACGATGTCCTCATTACGGCGATACAACGCGTCTGGCAGGCCAACATGCAGGTCTATGGGGCCGACAAGGTCTGGAGGCAACTGGCACGCGAGGGCACTGCGGTGGCGCGCTGCACGGTCGAGCGGCTGATGCGGCGCTTGGGGCTGAGAGGCGTGATGCGCGGCAAGGTGGTGAAGACCACGATCAGCGATGCCAGGGCGCCATGCCCGCTGGACCGGGTCAACCGGCAGTTCCGCGCGCAGCGTCCGAACCAGCTGTGGGTCTCGGACTTCACGTACGTGTCGACCTGGCAGGGCTGGCTCTACGTGGCCTTCGTGATCGACGTGTTCGCCCGGCGCATTGTGGGCTGGCGGGTCAGTAGCTCGATGCGCACGGACTTCGTGCTCGATGCCTTGGAGCAAGCGCTGTACGACCGTCAGCCCGAGCGCGACGGCAGCTTGATTTGCCACTCGGATCGCGGCTCGCAATACGTCAGCATCCGGTACACCGAACGGCTGGGCGAGGCGGGCATCGAGCCGTCAGTAGGCAGCAAAGGCGACTCCTATGACAACGCCCTGGCCGAGACGATCAATGGGCTCTACAAGGCCGAGTTGATCCATCGCCGAGCACCGTGGAAGACCAAGGAGGCGGTGGAGTTCGCAACGCTCGAATGGGTGTCCTGGTTCAACCACCAACGCCTGCTCGAACCGATCGGCTACATCCCGCCTGCAGAAGCTGAGGCAAACTACTATCGGCAACTCGCCAGTCAGACCGCCACGGCGGTGGTATGA
- a CDS encoding helix-turn-helix domain-containing protein, whose protein sequence is MTALAAPDFPTFDSSDFSGEAGAFYFDLVRLQDRPDIPRAFPHRHNYYHLLWMSDAAGTHMLDFEGFEVRPNTVFFVSPGQLHSWASSVRPRGYVINFSTEFFVQMFPRSEDIAQFPFFHIARDTPVLYLDQDRHDELMPLLQEMEKEVMSRGEGRFDIVRSYLLILLTRLRRLYPEHEADGVSPQSYSLTKRFKLLIEQHYLDFGPVRDYAEGLHVTERQLNDAVKRTLGKTAGQLVHERLILEAKRLLSNTDVAVAEIAFQLNFEDFAYFCRFFKKHTQLTPGEFKKRYSDPVK, encoded by the coding sequence GTGACCGCTCTTGCCGCTCCGGACTTTCCGACCTTCGACAGCTCTGACTTCAGCGGCGAAGCCGGCGCGTTCTACTTCGATCTGGTGCGGCTGCAGGACCGTCCGGACATTCCGCGTGCCTTTCCGCACCGGCACAACTACTACCACCTGCTCTGGATGAGCGACGCCGCCGGCACGCACATGCTGGACTTCGAGGGCTTCGAGGTCCGGCCCAACACCGTGTTCTTCGTGTCGCCCGGACAGCTTCACTCCTGGGCTTCTTCGGTGCGGCCGCGCGGCTACGTGATCAACTTCAGCACCGAATTTTTCGTGCAGATGTTTCCGCGCTCCGAAGACATTGCGCAGTTCCCTTTCTTTCACATCGCCCGCGATACCCCGGTGCTCTACCTCGACCAGGACCGGCACGACGAGCTGATGCCGCTGCTGCAGGAGATGGAGAAAGAGGTCATGAGCCGCGGGGAAGGCCGCTTCGACATCGTGCGGTCTTACCTGCTGATATTGCTCACGCGGCTTCGCCGGCTCTATCCCGAGCATGAAGCCGATGGCGTGTCGCCGCAGAGCTATTCGCTGACCAAGCGCTTCAAGCTGTTGATCGAGCAGCACTATCTCGACTTCGGGCCCGTGCGCGACTACGCCGAGGGCCTGCACGTGACCGAGCGCCAGCTCAACGATGCGGTCAAGCGAACGCTGGGCAAGACGGCGGGGCAGCTGGTGCACGAGCGCCTCATCCTCGAGGCCAAGCGCTTGCTGAGCAACACCGACGTGGCGGTGGCAGAGATCGCCTTCCAGCTCAACTTCGAAGACTTCGCCTACTTCTGCAGGTTCTTCAAGAAGCACACGCAGCTCACGCCCGGCGAGTTCAAGAAGCGCTATTCCGATCCGGTGAAGTAG